One genomic window of Channa argus isolate prfri chromosome 5, Channa argus male v1.0, whole genome shotgun sequence includes the following:
- the tpra1 gene encoding transmembrane protein adipocyte-associated 1 homolog, which yields MLATVTAVVRFSQYNGSISPRQWENTSAFPTWQPDGGANITKPHTCLEVLYEDIRDSRVRFWDILLLVPNVAFFMFLMWKLPSARAKIRLTSSPIFVTFYLLVFVVAAVGITRAVVSMTVSASNAATIIDKVLWEITRFFLLAIELSVIILGLAFGHLESKSSIKRVLAITAVLALAYSITQGALEILYPDSHLSAKDFNIYGHGGRHFWLASSCFFFLVYSLIVILPKTPLRERISLPSKRSFYMYAAILSLLNFVQGLGSALLCAGIIEGLCCVDVTTFLYFSTFAPLIYVTFLKGFFGSEPKILFSYKSQVDEPDESDVHLPPTVATTLGRKELTDQGLFYSSTQIDGSGLGSSRIVGAYLDDVASGPYGSGTVYSVDADRWKPINA from the exons ATGCTAGCCACAGTGACAGCTGTGGTTAGGTTTTCCCAATACAATGGCAGTATTTCACCCAGACAATGGGAGAACACATCAGCATTCCCAACTTGGCAACCTGACGGTGGAGCCAACATCACCAAGCCCCATACATGTCTGGAAGTTCTGTATGAAGACATTAGAGACTCCAG GGTGCGCTTCTGGGACATTTTGCTGCTCGTGCCTAACGTGGCCTTCTTTATGTTCCTGATGTGGAAGTTACCCTCAGCCAGGGCAAAGATTCGACTCACCTCTAGCCCAATCTTCGTCACCTTTTACTTGCTG GTGTTTGTTGTAGCAGCAGTTGGAATCACCCGGGCTGTGGTGTCCATGACTGTCAGTGCATCTAATGCTGCCACCATTATAGACAAA GTTTTGTGGGAAATCACCCGTTTCTTCTTGCTGGCTATTGAGCTCAGCGTTATCATCTTGGGACTCGCTTTTG GTCACTTAGAGAGCAAATCTAGTATAAAGCGTGTCCTGGCTATCACTGCTGTGCTGGCCCTGGCCTACTCCATCACGCAG GGGGCACTAGAGATTCTGTATCCAGACAGTCACCTGTCAGCTAAGGACTTTAACATCTATGGCCATGGAGGAAGGCACTTCTGGTTGGCCAGctcctgcttcttctttctG GTGTATTCTTTGATTGTGATCTTGCCCAAAACTCCACTGAGGGAAAGGATATCTCTGCCAT CTAAGAGAAGTTTCTATATGTATGCCGCCATCCTGTCTTTACTAAACTTCGTCCAGGGCCTGGGCAGTGCTCTGCTGTGTGCTGGAATCATAGAGGGACTCTG CTGCGTCGACGTTACCACCTTCCTGTACTTTTCTACATTTGCTCCACTCATTTATGTCACATTCCTCAAAGGGTTCTTCGg TTCTGAGCCCAAGATCCTTTTCTCCTACAAGTCACAGGTTGATGAGCCAGATGAAAGTGATGTCCACCTTCCCCCAACTGTTGCTACAACCCTTGGCCGTAAGGAACTGACTGACCAGGGTCTGTTCTACTCTTCCACACAGATTGATGGCTCTGGGCTTGGAAGTTCACGTATTGTTGGCGCATACTTGGATGATGTTGCCTCCGGGCCCTATGGGTCAGGCACCGTTTACAGTGTCGATGCTGATCGATGGAAACCTATCAATGCGTAA
- the trim107 gene encoding E3 ubiquitin-protein ligase TRIM39, whose translation MSVSETEANLSKESPAMSVVELTCPICLELFSEPVSLPCSHIYCFACLQTMGEGLDHHTCPECQTAYQGTKALVKSIKMCHMVETYKATAEKTNSTANRSYETVNSHDMAVTDSLNTKHQQDLAPAGGSSEENAKSKVKYGFQTVSGSPECPFSSDQEQVISKAKLEMEEPKFKLASQVTELTLKLEMAEDVLKKDKEWELEVTTANTQLREKAFNLLDQIKELSQSYCAKVAQVIQEELGPGEAGICSRVSQASELTKQLRQAVLRAESLLTEDNKTVFSSELQILQPHIEQLMAKPIEEEDHIESKVNPALACPKLENMNAELRERLGEIQRSLRNTLNPSEVTFNPETAHPNLVLSEDLKTVTFSATKQPYPSSPQRFTSFFQVLSTQSFSEGIHCWEVELEGSPWIIGFCYSAKLARSGLPSALESSRSSWCLMWFNNLLTAFEQGHDVPLKKTTVSRRLEIKLCFKTHRLSFYNISPVSGKTHIYTFKANHTEPVHLAYRMMSGHPKARVTIYS comes from the coding sequence ATGTCTGTGAGTGAGACTGAAGCAAACCTCTCCAAAGAGAGTCCGGCAATGTCTGTTGTGGAGCTTACTTGTCCCATCTGCTTGGAGCTCTTCTCTGAGCCAGTTTCTCTTCCCTGTAGTCATATCTACTGCTTTGCCTGTCTTCAGACTATGGGAGAAGGCCTTGACCACCACACCTGCCCTGAGTGCCAGACAGCATATCAGGGAACCAAGGCCCTTGTGAAAAGCATCAAAATGTGCCATATGGTGGAGACGTACAAAGCCACTGCTGAGAAGACCAACTCCACTGCAAACCGTTCATATGAAACGGTCAATAGTCATGATATGGCTGTGACAGattcattaaacacaaaacaccaaCAGGACTTAGCACCAGCTGGGGGCAGCTCGGAGGAGAATGCAAAATCCAAGGTAAAGTATGGCTTTCAAACCGTGTCTGGATCCCCAGAGTGTCCCTTTTCTTCAGATCAAGAGCAAGTCATCAGCAAAGCCAAATTGGAAATGGAGGAACCTAAATTCAAACTTGCATCTCAAGTCACAGAGTTGACCCTCAAGTTGGAGATGGCTGAGGATGTCCTGAAGAAAGATAAGGAATGGGAGTTAGAGGTGACCACAGCTAATACTCAGCTGAGAGAGAAAGCATTCAACCTGTTGGATCAGATAAAGGAATTGTCCCAGAGCTATTGTGCGAAGGTGGCACAGGTGATTCAAGAAGAGCTGGGTCCAGGTGAGGCTGGTATATGCAGTCGAGTCAGTCAAGCCTCTGAGCTGACTAAGCAGCTGAGGCAGGCTGTGCTCAGAGCTGAATCCCTGTTGACCGAAGATAACAAGACTGTGTTTAGCAGCGAGCTTCAGATTCTACAACCGCACATCGAGCAGTTAATGGCAAAACCGATTGAAGAGGAAGACCACATTGAATCCAAAGTCAACCCGGCTCTAGCTTGTCCCAAGCTGGAAAACATGAACGCTGAGCTGAGGGAAAGACTTGGAGAGATTCAGCGTTCTCTTCGGAACACCCTCAATCCTTCAGAGGTGACCTTTAACCCTGAAACGGCACATCCCAACCTTGTTCTCTCAGAAGACTTAAAGACAGTGACTTTTAGTGCCACCAAACAGCCCTACCCATCCTCTCCACAGAGGTTTACCAGTTTCTTCCAAGTCCTCAGCACCCAGAGCTTCTCTGAAGGCATCCATTGCTGGGAGGTAGAGCTCGAAGGCTCTCCGTGGATCATTGGTTTTTGCTACAGTGCCAAGCTAGCACGCAGTGGGCTGCCCTCTGCCCTGGAAAGCAGCCGGAGCTCCTGGTGTCTGATGTGGTTCAACAACCTGTTGACAGCCTTTGAGCAGGGTCATGACGTGCCACTGAAGAAGACCACAGTGTCCCGCAGGCTAGAGATCAAGCTGTGCTTCAAGACCCACAGACTGAGCTTCTACAACATCAGCCCTGTCAGTGGGAAGACTCACATTTACACGTTTAAGGCCAACCACACTGAACCAGTGCACCTAGCCTACAGGATGATGTCAGGGCACCCCAAAGCACGTGTTACGATTTATTCATAA